A portion of the Ferrimonas lipolytica genome contains these proteins:
- a CDS encoding TlpA family protein disulfide reductase, protein MKAAISLVKTIVSYLIIGLLALWFGGMARGMMMAPVSGAIDTTPLPTLAGQPQQLTSGEPQLIYLFAPWCTICELTSPAVVKWQQQQRNVVAVAASYQHQAEVEAFVATHALDRTTVFLATEQLQQQLDLVAFPTFIIIDSDGSLISKRIGYSPEWLLSLYLNWYGI, encoded by the coding sequence ATGAAAGCAGCAATCTCACTAGTTAAAACCATTGTTAGTTACCTGATTATCGGTTTACTGGCGCTCTGGTTTGGTGGCATGGCTCGGGGCATGATGATGGCACCGGTATCTGGTGCTATCGATACGACCCCACTGCCAACCTTAGCTGGACAACCGCAGCAACTAACAAGCGGTGAGCCACAGCTCATCTATCTGTTTGCGCCATGGTGCACGATTTGTGAGTTGACCAGTCCAGCAGTGGTGAAGTGGCAGCAGCAACAGCGCAATGTCGTCGCCGTTGCGGCATCTTACCAACACCAAGCGGAAGTTGAAGCGTTCGTTGCTACCCATGCCTTAGATCGAACAACGGTTTTTTTAGCTACCGAGCAACTGCAGCAACAACTTGATTTAGTTGCATTTCCAACCTTTATTATCATTGACTCTGATGGCAGCCTGATATCAAAGCGAATAGGTTATAGCCCTGAGTGGCTATTGTCGCTGTATCTCAATTGGTATGGGATTTAG